Proteins co-encoded in one Hirundo rustica isolate bHirRus1 chromosome 32, bHirRus1.pri.v3, whole genome shotgun sequence genomic window:
- the LOC120764604 gene encoding zinc finger protein 501-like — MEEEEAARKRKMVREPQADKELSTEIREEKSPWQILMEEAVLSGSAAQESSGEEKPRRSLTRRGCKRGSRGSEEERSTLVWGGGRRSELGVPEQLCDGEKPHKCLKCEKSFRWRYLLLQHWRIHTGERPFECGECGKSFRSNSELLKHQRIHTDERPYKCGLCGKSFISSSELMKHHRIHTGERPYECGECGKSFRSNPNLIKHRRIHTGERPCKCGECGKSFRLKSELIRHQRIHTGERPYECGECGKSFRSNSNLTIHQMIHTGERPYECGECGKSFLSSSTLIVHQRIHTGERPYKCQECGKSFNQSSHLTIHQRIHTGERPYECDQCKKRFLTTSHLLKHQRIHTDEKPFCCPECGKGFRDNAQLITHRSIHTGERPFECGVCEKSFSRRSRLIQHWVIHTREKP, encoded by the exons atggaggaggaggaggccgcgaggaagaggaagatggtccgggagccccaggcag acaaggagctgagcacGGAGATCAGGGAGGAGAAATCCCCGTGGCAGATCCTCATGGAAGAGGCTGTTTTGAGCGGCTCCGCGGCGCAGGAATCCAGCGGGGAGGAAAAGCCACGGAGATCCCTCACAAGGAGGGGCTGCAAACGCGGATCACGGGGATCCGAGGAGGAAAGATCCACCCTGGTATGGGGAGGCGGCCGCAGATCGGAGCTGGGGGTTCCTGAGCAGCTTTGCgatggggagaagccccacaagtgcttgaAATGTGAGAAGAGCTTCAGGTGGAGATAcctgcttctccagcactggagaATCCACACAGGGGAACGGCCCTttgagtgtggggaatgtgggaagagcttcagatCAAACTCTGAACTGCTCaaacaccagaggatccacacagACGAACGGCCCTACAAGTGTGGGCTGTGTGGTAAGAGCTTCATTTCGAGCTCTGAACTCATGAAACACCACAGGATCCACACGggggaacggccctatgagtgtggggagtgtgggaagagcttcaggtcAAATCCTAACCTGATCAAACACCGGAGGATCCACACAGGAGAACGACCCTGCaagtgtggggagtgtgggaagagcttcaggttAAAGTCTGAGCTGATCAgacaccagaggatccacacgggggaacggccctatgagtgtggggagtgtgggaagagcttcaggtcAAACTCTAACCTGACCATCCACCAGATGATCCATACcggggaacggccctacgagtgtggggagtgtgggaagagcttcttgTCAAGTTCTACGCTGATTgtccaccagaggatccacaccggGGAACGGCCCTACAAGTGTCAGGAGTGCGGGAAGAGCTTTAACCAGAGCTCCCACCTGACCatccaccagaggatccacacaggggagaggccctatgagtgtgacCAATGCAAGAAGAGGTTTCTGACCACCTCCCATCTCCTCAAGCATCAGCGGATTCACACGGATGAGaagcccttctgctgccctgagtgtgggaagggcttcaggGACAATGCCCAGCTCATCACCCACCGGTccatccacaccggggagagacCCTTTGAGTGTGGGGTGTGTGAGAAGAGCTTCAGCCGCAGATCCCGCCTGATCCAACACTGGGTGATTCACACCAGGGAGAAGCCCTAA